The proteins below are encoded in one region of Penaeus chinensis breed Huanghai No. 1 chromosome 25, ASM1920278v2, whole genome shotgun sequence:
- the LOC125038711 gene encoding proton-coupled folate transporter-like yields the protein MAEAPKRTKWQILLAALSSVSVEPVMLLDGVAYSNMVVLVENLQMDKVCRVNLNHSAEVCGNLSEHKVVRDEMTREVSVFAMYNGIITSIIPLFFILFMGAWSDKYGRKTPLLVATLGHLLYALGYLVNSAVEAWPVEYLLVVALLDSLGGGTVSFLTAANSYMSDVTTEEARTSRLGLANSIWFLGGPIGTFIGTYIYKAGGYQVLFGTSLSMYLVSCAYIIFLLPESHGPFANVKKLEKILEPKQSLRLRESIVWVYGLDKDKKRDLMHTESVRERARKISLAQMLKDFFNPRRFVDSFRCTLKKREGHVRIYILLLIFSNLLRKLGRGEFLGARARARRRSLHRAARAAASLRREGLLVCVCVCL from the coding sequence ATGGCGGAGGCGCCGAAAAGAACAAAGTGGCAGATCCTGCTGGCGGCGCTGAGCAGCGTTTCGGTGGAGCCCGTGATGCTGCTGGACGGCGTGGCCTACTCCAACATGGTGGTGCTGGTGGAGAACCTGCAGATGGACAAGGTGTGCCGCGTGAACCTCAACCACTCGGCCGAGGTCTGCGGCAATCTGTCGGAGCACAAGGTGGTGCGCGACGAGATGACACGCGAGGTTAGCGTGTTCGCCATGTACAACGgcatcatcacctccatcatcccGCTGTTCTTCATCCTGTTCATGGGCGCCTGGAGCGACAAGTACGGCCGCAAGACGCCGCTCCTCGTGGCCACGCTGGGCCACCTGCTCTATGCGCTCGGATACCTCGTCAACTCGGCCGTGGAGGCGTGGCCCGTCGAGTACCTGCTGGTCGTGGCCCTGCTCGACTCGCTGGGCGGCGGCACCGTGTCCTTCCTGACGGCGGCGAACTCCTACATGAGCGACGTGACCACCGAGGAGGCCAGGACCTCCCGCCTCGGCCTGGCCAACAGCATCTGGTTCCTGGGCGGCCCCATCGGCACCTTCATCGGCACTTACATATACAAGGCGGGCGGCTACCAAGTGCTCTTCGGAACATCGCTGTCCATGTACCTGGTCTCGTGCGCCTACATCATCTTCCTGCTGCCGGAGAGCCACGGGCCCTTCGCCAACGTCAAGAAGCTCGAGAAGATCCTGGAGCCGAAGCAGTCGCTGCGCCTGCGGGAGAGCATCGTGTGGGTGTACGGCCTCGACAAGGACAAGAAGCGGGACCTGATGCACACCGAGAGCGTGAGGGAGCGGGCCAGGAAGATCTCCCTGGCGCAGATGCTCAAGGACTTCTTCAACCCCCGCCGCTTCGTCGACAGCTTCAGGTGCACCCTCAAGAAGCGGGAGGGCCACGTCAGGATCTACATTCTGCTCCTCATCTTCAGCAATCTCCTGCGCAAGCTCGGTCGAGGTGAGTTCCTTGGGGCTCGGGCTCGGGCGCGCAGGAGGAGCCTCCACCGCGCGGCGAGGGCGGCCGCCTCCCTGCGCAGGGAAGGGCTCctcgtgtgcgtctgtgtgtgcttataa